One Lemur catta isolate mLemCat1 chromosome 15, mLemCat1.pri, whole genome shotgun sequence genomic window carries:
- the C15H17orf107 gene encoding uncharacterized protein C17orf107 homolog isoform X1, producing the protein MRGVTAAHSPHHGGRRPSPALTDTFSPPGLGSPPSCAPSERPDVSPAFLPLLPPMAAMKGTPSSLDTLLWVYHFHSSTEVALQPPLLSSLELSVAAAHEYLEQRFGELRSLEPQQPKEPGKLPDPKPTLGLVLREAAAGIVSFGATLLEVGGQKESRRGARAAGAGTSELPLTPIPAMQISALWLQQEARRLDGDYGTPGPAPDAGDPGRALARVAQAARQGALHAGALAGASARLLVQGVRLCLCGWGLQGSASFLPQWRRQLGLLIPRELRYSRDLRVASSNSAEDGGPEDPAPSQPHPASK; encoded by the exons ATGCGTGGCGTCACAGCTGCCCACTCCCCCCACCATGGAGGGCGCCGCCCGTCGCCTGCGCTCACAGACACCTTCTCTCCGCCTGGGCTGGGGTCGCCCCCCAGCTGCGCACCCTCGGAGAGGCCAGACGTGTCCCCGGCCTTTCTGCCCCTCCTACCACCTATGGCGGCCATGAAGGGGACCCCCAGCTCCCTGGACACCCTGCTGTGGGTCTACCACTTCCACAGCTCCACGGAG gtGGCTCTCCAGCCCCCGCTCCTGTCTTCCCTGGAACTGTCTGTGGCCGCAGCCCATGAGTATCTGGAGCAGAGGTTCGGAGAGCTGAGGTCCCTGGAGCCCCAGCAGCCGAAGGAGCCGGGGAAGTTGCCCGACCCGAAGCCCACCCTGGGGCTGGTGCTAAGAGAAGCCGCGGCCGGCATCGTGAGCTTTGGCGCCACCTTATTAGAGGTGGGTGGACAGAAGGAGTCCAGGAGGGGGGCTAGGGCAGCGGGAGCAGGAACCTCCGAACTTCCACTAACCCCTATACCCGCAATGCAGATCTCAGCCCTGTGGCTGCAGCAAGAGGCGCGGCGCCTGGACGGCGACTACGGCACCCCGGGCCCAGCCCCAGACGCCGGGGATCCGGGTAGAGCGCTGGCCCGCGTAGCCCAGGCCGCCAGGCAGGGGGCTCTGCACGCCGGGGCTTTGGCGGGCGCCAGCGCCCGGCTCCTCGTCCAGGGGGTGAGGCTGTGCCTGTGTGGATGGGGCCTGCAGGGCTCTGCCTCATTCCTGCCACAGTGGCGACGGCAGCTGGGCCTCCTTATCCCCCGGGAACTG AGATACTCGAGAGACCTCAGGGTGGCGTCCAGCAACAGCGCGGAGGACGGGGGACCGGAAGATCCCGCAccatcccagccccaccccgcGTCCAAATAA
- the C15H17orf107 gene encoding uncharacterized protein C17orf107 homolog isoform X2, whose translation MRGVTAAHSPHHGGRRPSPALTDTFSPPGLGSPPSCAPSERPDVSPAFLPLLPPMAAMKGTPSSLDTLLWVYHFHSSTEVALQPPLLSSLELSVAAAHEYLEQRFGELRSLEPQQPKEPGKLPDPKPTLGLVLREAAAGIVSFGATLLEISALWLQQEARRLDGDYGTPGPAPDAGDPGRALARVAQAARQGALHAGALAGASARLLVQGVRLCLCGWGLQGSASFLPQWRRQLGLLIPRELRYSRDLRVASSNSAEDGGPEDPAPSQPHPASK comes from the exons ATGCGTGGCGTCACAGCTGCCCACTCCCCCCACCATGGAGGGCGCCGCCCGTCGCCTGCGCTCACAGACACCTTCTCTCCGCCTGGGCTGGGGTCGCCCCCCAGCTGCGCACCCTCGGAGAGGCCAGACGTGTCCCCGGCCTTTCTGCCCCTCCTACCACCTATGGCGGCCATGAAGGGGACCCCCAGCTCCCTGGACACCCTGCTGTGGGTCTACCACTTCCACAGCTCCACGGAG gtGGCTCTCCAGCCCCCGCTCCTGTCTTCCCTGGAACTGTCTGTGGCCGCAGCCCATGAGTATCTGGAGCAGAGGTTCGGAGAGCTGAGGTCCCTGGAGCCCCAGCAGCCGAAGGAGCCGGGGAAGTTGCCCGACCCGAAGCCCACCCTGGGGCTGGTGCTAAGAGAAGCCGCGGCCGGCATCGTGAGCTTTGGCGCCACCTTATTAGAG ATCTCAGCCCTGTGGCTGCAGCAAGAGGCGCGGCGCCTGGACGGCGACTACGGCACCCCGGGCCCAGCCCCAGACGCCGGGGATCCGGGTAGAGCGCTGGCCCGCGTAGCCCAGGCCGCCAGGCAGGGGGCTCTGCACGCCGGGGCTTTGGCGGGCGCCAGCGCCCGGCTCCTCGTCCAGGGGGTGAGGCTGTGCCTGTGTGGATGGGGCCTGCAGGGCTCTGCCTCATTCCTGCCACAGTGGCGACGGCAGCTGGGCCTCCTTATCCCCCGGGAACTG AGATACTCGAGAGACCTCAGGGTGGCGTCCAGCAACAGCGCGGAGGACGGGGGACCGGAAGATCCCGCAccatcccagccccaccccgcGTCCAAATAA
- the CHRNE gene encoding acetylcholine receptor subunit epsilon, which produces MGSGVGKNEELPLYHHLFDNYDPESRPVREPEDTVTVSLKVTLTNLISLNEKEETLTTSVWIGIDWQDYRLNYSKEDFGGVQTLRVPPELVWLPEIVLENNIDGQFDVAYYTNVLVYEGGFVTWLPPAIYRSTCTVEVTYFPFDWQNCSLIFRSQTYNAKEVEFTFAVDDNGEPVNKIDIDTAAFTENGEWAIDFCPGVIRHHDGSSADSPGETDVIYTLIIRRKPLFYIINIIVPCVLISGLVLLAYFLPAQAGGQKCTVSINVLLAQTVFLFLIAQKIPETSLSVPLLGRYLIFVMVVATLIVMNCVIVLNMSLRTPTTHTMSSRLRHVFLELLPRLLGSGSPPEGPRAASPPRRASSVGLLLRAEELILKKPRSELVFEGQRHRHGTRTAALCQSLGAAAPEIRCCVDAVNFVAESMRDQEAAGEEVSDWVRMGKALDNICFWAALVLFSVGSSLIFLGGYFNQVPDLPYPPCIQPEPAPTSISPPNSGRK; this is translated from the exons ATGG GCAGCGGCGTGGGGAAGAATGAGGAGTTGCCTCTTTATCACCATCTCTTCGACAACTATGACCCAGAAAGCAGGCCAGTGAGGGAGCCTGAGGATACTGTCACTGTCAGCCTCAAGGTCACCCTGACGAACCTCATCTCACTG aatgagaaagaggagaCTCTCACGACTAGCGTCTGGATTGGAATC GATTGGCAAGATTACCGACTCAACTACAGCAAGGAAGACTTTGGGGGCGTACAAACCCTGCGGGTCCCTCCAGAACTCGTATGGCTACCGGAGATTGTGCTGGAAAACAA TATTGATGGCCAGTTCGACGTGGCCTACTACACCAACGTGCTGGTCTATGAGGGAGGCTTCGTGACCTGGTTACCCCCGGCCATCTACCGCAGTACCTGCACCGTGGAGGTCACCTACTTCCCCTTCGACTGGCAGAACTGCTCGCTCATTTTCCG CTCTCAGACGTACAATGCCAAAGAGGTGGAGTTCACCTTTGCCGTGGACGACAACGGAGAGCCCGTCAACAAGATCGATATCGACACTGCGGCCTTTACTG AGAACGGCGAGTGGGCCATCGACTTCTGCCCCGGGGTGATCCGCCACCACGACGGTAGCTCTGCAGACAGCCCTGGGGAAACCGACGTCATCTACACGCTCATCATCCGCCGCAAGCCTCTCTTCTACATCATTAACATCATTGTGCCCTGCGTGCTCATCTCGGGCCTGGTGCTGCTCGCCTACTTCCTGCCGGCGCAGG CCGGCGGCCAGAAATGCACTGTCTCCATCAACGTCCTGCTCGCCCAGACCGTCTTCTTGTTCCTAATAGCCCAGAAAATCCCAGAGACGTCTCTGAGCGTGCCGCTGCTGGGCAG GTACCTTATTTTCGTCATGGTGGTTGCCACGCTCATTGTCATGAATTGCGTCATCGTGCTCAACATGTCTCTGCGGACGCCCACCACTCACACCATGTCCTCGCGGCTGCGCCAC gtTTTCCTGGAGCTGCTGCCGCGCCTCCTGGGCTCCGGGTCGCCCCCCGAGGGCCCCCGGGCCGCCTCGCCCCCAAGGCGGGCGTCATCAGTGGGTTTATTGCTCCGCGCGGAGGAGCTGATACTGAAAAAGCCGCGGAGCGAGCTCGTGTTTGAGGGGCAGAGACACCGGCACGGGACCCGGACCG CTGCCCTCTGCCAGAGTCTGGGCGCCGCTGCCCCAGAGATCCGCTGCTGTGTGGATGCCGTGAACTTCGTGGCCGAGAGCATGCGAGACCAGGAGGCCGCCGGCGAG GAGGTGTCCGACTGGGTGCGCATGGGGAAGGCCCTGGACAACATCTGCTTCTGGGCCGCTCTGGTGCTATTCAGCGTGGGCTCCAGCCTCATCTTCCTTGGGGGCTACTTCAACCAAGTGCCGGATCTCCCCTACCCACCCTGTATCCAGCCTGAGCCCGCACCAACTTCAATTTCTCCACCCAATTCCGGTAGGAAATAG
- the C15H17orf107 gene encoding uncharacterized protein C17orf107 homolog isoform X3 gives MRGVTAAHSPHHGGRRPSPALTDTFSPPGLGSPPSCAPSERPDVSPAFLPLLPPMAAMKGTPSSLDTLLWVYHFHSSTEVALQPPLLSSLELSVAAAHEYLEQRFGELRSLEPQQPKEPGKLPDPKPTLGLVLREAAAGIVSFGATLLEISALWLQQEARRLDGDYGTPGPAPDAGDPGRALARVAQAARQGALHAGALAGASARLLVQGVRLCLCGWGLQGSASFLPQWRRQLGLLIPRELVSSGWG, from the exons ATGCGTGGCGTCACAGCTGCCCACTCCCCCCACCATGGAGGGCGCCGCCCGTCGCCTGCGCTCACAGACACCTTCTCTCCGCCTGGGCTGGGGTCGCCCCCCAGCTGCGCACCCTCGGAGAGGCCAGACGTGTCCCCGGCCTTTCTGCCCCTCCTACCACCTATGGCGGCCATGAAGGGGACCCCCAGCTCCCTGGACACCCTGCTGTGGGTCTACCACTTCCACAGCTCCACGGAG gtGGCTCTCCAGCCCCCGCTCCTGTCTTCCCTGGAACTGTCTGTGGCCGCAGCCCATGAGTATCTGGAGCAGAGGTTCGGAGAGCTGAGGTCCCTGGAGCCCCAGCAGCCGAAGGAGCCGGGGAAGTTGCCCGACCCGAAGCCCACCCTGGGGCTGGTGCTAAGAGAAGCCGCGGCCGGCATCGTGAGCTTTGGCGCCACCTTATTAGAG ATCTCAGCCCTGTGGCTGCAGCAAGAGGCGCGGCGCCTGGACGGCGACTACGGCACCCCGGGCCCAGCCCCAGACGCCGGGGATCCGGGTAGAGCGCTGGCCCGCGTAGCCCAGGCCGCCAGGCAGGGGGCTCTGCACGCCGGGGCTTTGGCGGGCGCCAGCGCCCGGCTCCTCGTCCAGGGGGTGAGGCTGTGCCTGTGTGGATGGGGCCTGCAGGGCTCTGCCTCATTCCTGCCACAGTGGCGACGGCAGCTGGGCCTCCTTATCCCCCGGGAACTGGTGAGTTCAGGGTGGGGGTGA